One region of Methanobrevibacter thaueri genomic DNA includes:
- the cofD gene encoding 2-phospho-L-lactate transferase, whose product MITVLSGGTGTPKLLQGIKEIVDTKELTIIVNTLENDYFSGVYVSADIDTVLYTMSDMINDEFWYGVKGDTFITHERLAEIGCPELLRIGDIDRATKIQKTQLMEKYGLARACEIQAKNMGIESRIIPMSEEDSEITIVSDIGELEFHDFLIKHQSEPEVLDLRFSNVAPSEGVVDAIRNSKAVIIGPSNPITSILPILSLEGVREALKDTYVIAVSPIIGSDAVSGPASKFMKALDIEVSSVGVADLYKDFLDNIVIDDKDSNLEPQLKQIINKVTITNTIMNSLGVKKNLAQIIIDSIP is encoded by the coding sequence ATGATTACTGTTTTATCAGGAGGAACAGGGACCCCAAAATTATTGCAAGGAATCAAGGAAATCGTTGACACTAAGGAGTTGACTATAATTGTCAATACCTTGGAAAATGACTATTTCTCAGGCGTTTATGTTTCAGCGGACATTGACACTGTATTATACACAATGTCTGACATGATCAATGATGAGTTCTGGTATGGCGTCAAGGGAGATACCTTCATAACCCATGAAAGGCTTGCTGAGATCGGATGTCCCGAATTGCTGAGGATAGGGGACATTGACCGTGCAACCAAAATCCAGAAAACCCAATTGATGGAAAAGTATGGCCTTGCAAGGGCATGTGAGATTCAGGCGAAAAACATGGGCATAGAATCCAGAATAATTCCAATGAGCGAAGAGGATTCTGAAATCACAATCGTTTCAGATATCGGAGAGCTGGAGTTCCATGATTTCCTAATCAAGCACCAGTCAGAACCTGAAGTTCTTGACTTGAGATTTTCCAATGTGGCTCCGTCCGAAGGGGTTGTCGATGCAATTAGGAATTCAAAGGCAGTAATTATAGGTCCATCAAATCCAATCACTTCAATATTGCCGATATTATCTTTAGAAGGCGTTCGTGAAGCGCTTAAGGACACCTATGTCATTGCAGTTTCACCAATCATAGGTTCTGATGCGGTTTCAGGTCCTGCAAGCAAGTTCATGAAAGCTTTGGACATTGAAGTTTCATCAGTCGGTGTTGCAGATTTATACAAAGACTTTTTAGATAATATTGTTATTGATGATAAAGATTCAAATTTGGAACCACAATTAAAGCAAATAATTAATAAGGTAACAATTACAAATACAATAATGAATAGTTTAGGTGTTAAGAAAAATTTAGCACAAATTATTATAGATAGTATTCCTTAG
- a CDS encoding IMP cyclohydrolase, which produces MYTGRILSSGMNSEGKPFVAYRVSSRSFPNRRCLGFDDSASIVPKEGFENDIYQSPYIAYNSVCIVDDKAVVSNGSQTDVIADKLAVGMNIRDALAYSLLTMDYEKDDYNTPRIAAVVTANAEEDKYECYIGIVNDKKILVEEVPFGEAAFISTYGSQVPDKVDFEAKTSTEAAKYIFDEGVFANYEKPVTSCAAVFDGEWTIDVYNP; this is translated from the coding sequence ATGTATACAGGAAGAATTTTATCAAGTGGTATGAATAGTGAAGGTAAACCTTTTGTAGCTTATAGGGTATCAAGCAGGTCATTTCCAAATAGGAGATGTTTAGGATTTGATGATAGCGCATCTATTGTTCCAAAAGAAGGTTTTGAAAATGATATCTACCAGAGCCCATATATAGCATACAATAGTGTTTGCATCGTCGATGACAAGGCTGTTGTATCCAATGGATCTCAAACCGACGTTATAGCAGATAAATTGGCTGTAGGGATGAATATCAGGGATGCTCTTGCATATTCATTGCTTACCATGGATTATGAAAAGGATGACTATAACACTCCAAGGATAGCCGCTGTTGTAACAGCCAATGCCGAAGAGGACAAATATGAATGTTACATAGGTATTGTCAACGATAAAAAAATATTAGTTGAAGAAGTGCCATTTGGTGAAGCGGCATTCATTTCAACTTACGGCAGTCAGGTGCCTGATAAGGTTGACTTCGAAGCCAAAACATCAACCGAAGCTGCAAAATATATTTTTGATGAAGGTGTTTTTGCCAACTATGAAAAACCGGTAACCTCTTGTGCTGCTGTTTTTGATGGAGAATGGACTATTGATGTCTATAATCCATAA
- a CDS encoding coenzyme F420-0:L-glutamate ligase — protein MIIMSIELFGLEDIPIIDGNSDISIIIKEAIEKQGCNLVHGDIILIAETLISKAEENFIRLDELTPSDEAIELAEKAGKDPKIVQAILDQSNEVVRVGPNFIITETTQGFVCANAGIDESNVGDGLATPMPKDADKSAREIREFLEDEFGEEIAVIITDTQGRAFRFGAIGTAIGCSGISPIWKRVGEKDLYGRELETTEIATCDELSAAASLIMGQADEGLPVVIIRGFDSFDHLRNVDSNIKPVLMPKTADVFRK, from the coding sequence ATGATTATTATGAGTATTGAATTATTTGGTTTAGAGGATATTCCCATTATTGATGGGAACAGTGACATCTCAATTATTATTAAAGAGGCTATTGAAAAGCAGGGCTGCAATCTGGTCCATGGTGACATAATTCTGATTGCTGAGACCTTAATTTCCAAAGCCGAGGAGAATTTCATCAGATTGGATGAATTGACTCCATCTGATGAAGCCATTGAATTGGCTGAAAAGGCAGGAAAAGACCCAAAAATTGTTCAGGCCATATTGGACCAGTCAAATGAGGTTGTTCGTGTTGGACCAAATTTCATCATCACTGAAACAACTCAAGGTTTTGTCTGTGCAAATGCAGGCATTGACGAGTCAAACGTCGGTGACGGTCTTGCAACCCCTATGCCTAAGGATGCCGACAAGTCCGCCCGTGAGATTCGTGAATTCTTAGAGGATGAGTTCGGTGAGGAAATTGCAGTCATCATCACTGACACTCAAGGCAGGGCTTTCAGATTTGGAGCTATAGGAACTGCCATAGGTTGTTCTGGAATTTCCCCAATCTGGAAAAGGGTAGGAGAGAAAGACTTATACGGCCGTGAACTGGAAACAACCGAAATCGCAACCTGCGACGAATTGTCTGCTGCAGCATCACTTATAATGGGACAGGCTGATGAGGGCCTGCCGGTTGTTATTATACGCGGATTTGACAGTTTTGACCATTTGCGTAATGTGGATTCAAACATCAAACCGGTTTTAATGCCAAAAACAGCAGATGTATTTAGAAAATAG
- a CDS encoding SET domain-containing protein-lysine N-methyltransferase: MTCLIPYKLQKVYLHYSYHLIKFFLYTFSFLKLNFWTLDSLVNGNSWRCFNHDFTRFNNDLSFINHSCLNTNCTARYRIRPVLAVNCNFMQVSNRHNIIFLVTGNISDIRLSSALI; this comes from the coding sequence ATGACCTGCTTGATACCCTATAAGCTACAAAAGGTTTACCTTCACTATTCATACCACTTGATAAAATTCTTCCTGTATACATTTTCATTCCTCAAATTAAACTTCTGGACGTTGGACAGCTTGGTCAACGGAAATTCCTGGAGGTGTTTCAATCACGATTTCACCAGGTTTAATAATGACTTGTCCTTCATCAATCACTCTTGCTTGAACACCAACTGCACTGCCCGCTATCGCATCCGACCGGTCTTGGCCGTTAACTGTAACTTTATGCAAGTTAGCAACAGGCACAACATAATATTCCTGGTCACCGGAAACATCAGTGACATTAGGCTTTCCAGTGCCCTGATCTAA